The genomic stretch TGCCCGTGACGGTCGTCGAGCATGGAAGCAACACAGTGGCTACCACCGGCGATCGCTTGCCGAGAATGCGATGTATCGGTTCAAGACCCTCACCGGCCACTGTCTCTGGGCGCGTCACATCGCCTCGCAGGCGACCGAGAGGTCGCCGTTCGAGTCGGCGTCATCAACCGCATGGCGGACTTCGCTCGTCCGCAATCCGTTCGTATCGCCTGAATTATGCCCGTCGATGCCATTGCGTCCTCACGCTCGATTTATGCAACAACGCCGCCTAGCCTATCAAATCTTTCCGTCCCAACCATTCAACTACAAATAGGACACCATCCGAGCGTCGCAACCAGGCACGGAGGCACAATGAGTGTTGAGCGAGTATGGGGCCGACAAGCGTGTGAAGACCGCCTTGCCGATTGGCAAGCTGATACCGAATTTGAGCAAGAAGCCGTGCATCTGGTTAATACTCTTCGTGCGATCTCTCACCAGCGATTCGCGAACTCGATGCAGAGCCGACAGCGCTTGCTGTGACTCTGTCTTCGGCGTAAACAACCGCATGGCCGGACGCGATACCACCTCGCAGATCGCCGCGGCGTCCACAAAATCATTCTTGTTACCCTCATGAAGGGGTGCATGAATTGCGCGGCGGAATGAGCTTGGCCTGATAACCGCATCCGGCTATTTTGCGCACCATTTGATGGGCTCCTCAGCACACGCCTCCATGACTACCGTACAGGCGTGGAACATGGCGAAGCACGCGACCAACTGATCTCTTACGGCTCATCTTCCCGAAATATAGCCTCGCCGAAGCGGCGCTTCAAGGCTGCGATAATCCGAGAAGTTACTGCCGGACCATTTACTTCTGCACTTGCTGCGTACCGACTACTTCAACTTCCACGCGGCGGTCCGGAGCCAGGCAGGCGATGAGCTGCTTGCGGTACTTCTGGTTGCAGCCAGTCGTGACCGGGTTACGCTTTCCCTTGCCTTCCGTGTAGACTTTGCTCGACTCGAGGCCCTTGCTGACCAGATACGACTTGACAGCTTGCGCACGGCGCAGCGACAGACGGTCGTTGTACTTGTTCGAGCCGATGCGGTCGGTGTGGCCGGTGGCGATCACGACTTCGATATTTATGCCCTGGATCTTAACTACCAGCGCGTCCAACGTCTGCTTGCCCAACGGCTTGAGGGTAGCCTTGTCAAAGTCGAACAATGCGTCAGCCTGATACGTGATTTTCTGGCTCATGATGGCCGGTGGAGCAACTGGAGCAACCGGAGCGATCGGCTTCGGAGCTGCCTGTGCCTGCGCGACCAGCGCGCCATCGCACTGCGCGTTCGCCGTGGCCGGCGTCCAGAACGCATCGCGCCAGCAAAGCTGGTTTGTGCCATTTGTCCATACGTATTCGCCCGTGCCATTCCCCCAGTTGTCATTCACGGCTTGTCGCGATGCCGGCACCAACTCTGCCGAAGCGGATGCAGCCACTACTGCAGTAGCCGAAATGAACACGAGCTTTGAAAATTTATTCATATTTCTCCTCTCGAAATTGAGATTACCGCAGGTTGACTGCGAGCTTGATCACGATGACAAGTCATACATTGCTCGGAGCATAACATTGGTGTGATACAAAAACGCGCCACTTTTCCCCTGGGAGCAGGGTCTGAGTTTTAATACTTCGACATTCTGCCATATCGTTCCCGTTCCACGAAAATCCCCCGAGAAGCCCATGGCGATTAGGGTGCCAATGTAACTTTCGTTTTCAGGATGTTTCAAAGGTAGTTGCAAGGGTGAAATGCAACGCACCCCTGAGCAGCCTTAAATCTGCAGTACAACAGCTTCATCAACCGACAAATTATTGATCCGTCATTCGGCGTTGTTGCATAAATCGAGCGAGATCCATTGATGTTTACGCACAACAGTCTCGGGGCCAGATCCCTATCAAGTCAGATTCTAGATTACTCTAGAATCTGACTTGATAGGGGGCTGGGACGGCGAGCGTTGCGCGTAAACATCAATGGATCTCGCTCGATTTATGCAACAACGCCTCGGCGTAATCAACCACATGGCGGACCGCACTCGTCCGCAATCCGTTCATATCGCCTGAAATTATGCCCGTCGATGCCATTGCGGCCTCGCGCTCGATTTACGCAACATCGCCCTATACTTCGATGCTATATTGTCCCGAACTTGCAACCGACCAGAGATGGCACGCAACGGTCGGGGACAGCCCCCTGTTATTAAGTCGGATTCCGGCGTAACTTTCCAAGTTTTGCCAAGAGAATCCGCAAAACCCATACACAAGACATGTGAGCCGAAGGCACCCCCTACCGTGTCAGGAACTGGACCGCCTATAATGCAGGCCTGATCAATCGGAGGAACGTGACGATATGTGTAGAGATGAAGCCATCCTTGCCAGAATGCTCAACGGTCCCATATCCATGCGTGCTCGCCCGCGTCTTTATGGCGATACGCTGATTCAGGCATTACTTGGCGTGAAGAACCGTCTATCGACTGCTGCTGTGCGGCCCCCTGCAAGGT from Burkholderia sp. encodes the following:
- a CDS encoding OmpA family protein, which codes for MNKFSKLVFISATAVVAASASAELVPASRQAVNDNWGNGTGEYVWTNGTNQLCWRDAFWTPATANAQCDGALVAQAQAAPKPIAPVAPVAPPAIMSQKITYQADALFDFDKATLKPLGKQTLDALVVKIQGINIEVVIATGHTDRIGSNKYNDRLSLRRAQAVKSYLVSKGLESSKVYTEGKGKRNPVTTGCNQKYRKQLIACLAPDRRVEVEVVGTQQVQK